In the genome of Manis javanica isolate MJ-LG chromosome 17, MJ_LKY, whole genome shotgun sequence, one region contains:
- the SLC9A5 gene encoding sodium/hydrogen exchanger 5 isoform X1: protein MLRAALPLLGLPLAGAVATEKPTQEPESPGESPPGLTLFRWQWHEVEAPYLVALWILVASLAKIVFHLSRKVTSLVPESCLLILLGLVLGGIVLAVAKKAEYQLEPGTFFLFLLPPIVLDSGYFMPSRLFFDNLGAILTYAVVGTLWNAFTTGAALWGLQQAGLVAPRVQAALLDFLLFGSLISAVDPVAVLAVFEEVHVNETLFIIVFGESLLNDAVTVVLYKVCNSFVEMGSAKVRATDYLKGVASLFVVSLGGAAVGLVFAFLLALTTRFTKRVRIIEPLLVFLLAYAAYLTAEMASLSAILAVTMCGLGCKKYVEANISHKSRTAVKYTMKTLASCAETIIFMLLGISAVDSSKWAWDSGLVLGTLFFILFFRALGVVLQTWVLNQFRLVPLDKIDQVVMSYGGLRGAVAFALVILLDRTKVPAKDYFVATTIVVVFFTVIVQGLTIKPLVKWLKVKRSEHHKPTLNQELHEHTFDHILAAVEDVVGHHGYHYWRDRWEQFDKKYLSQLLMRRSAYRIRDQIWDVYYRLNIRDAISFVDQGGHVLSSTGLTLPSMPNRNSVAETSVTNLLRESGSGACLDLQVIDTVRSGRDREDAVMHHLLCGGLYKPRRRYKASCSHHFISEDAQERQDKEVFQQNMKRRLESFKSTKHNICFTKSKPHPRKTGRKKKEAEATNGKPPRSLGFQDTAAVILTVESEEEEDSDSSETEKEDDEGIIFVARATSEVLQEGKVSGSLEVCPSPRIIPPSPTCAEKELPWKSGQGDLAVYVSSETTKIVPVDMQTGWNQSISSLESLASPPCMQAPTMTHLPPHPLAAEEPQAPLDLPSDPRPSFAFPPSLAKAGRSRSESSADIPQQPELQPLMEHEDHTHLSPGTANSYWCIQFNRGGRL, encoded by the exons ATGCTGCGCGCCGCACTACCGCTGCTTGGGCTGCCCCTGGCGGGGGCGGTAGCCACCGAAAAGCCCACCCAGGAACCGGAGTCGCCGGGCGAGTCTCCTCCAGGCTTGACGCTCTTCCGCTGGCAGTGGCACGAAGTGGAAGCACCCTACCTGGTAGCCCTGTGGATCCTGGTGGCCAGTCTCGCCAAAATCG TGTTTCACTTGTCTCGGAAGGTGACGTCTCTGGTCCCTGAGAGCTGCCTGCTGATTTTGCTGGGACTCGTTCTGGGGGGCATTGTCTTGGCTGTGGCCAAAAAAGCTGAGTACCAACTAGAGCCAGGcaccttcttcctcttcttgctGCCTCCTATCGTGCTGGACTCAGGTTATTTCATGCCTAGTCGATTGTTCTTTGACAACTTGGGTGCCATCCTCACCTATGCCGTGGTGGGCACACTCTGGAATGCCTTCACAACTGGCGCTGCCCTCTGGGGCCTGCAGCAGGCTGGACTTGTGG CCCCTAGAGTGCAGGCTGCCTTGCTGGACTTCCTGCTGTTTGGGAGCCTCATCTCAGCAGTGGACCCCGTGGCTGTGCTGGCCGTCTTTGAGGAGGTGCACGTCAACGAGACTCTCTTCATCATTGTCTTTGGCGAGTCCCTGCTCAATGATGCGGTCACTGTG GTGCTGTACAAGGTCTGCAATTCCTTTGTGGAGATGGGCTCTGCCAAGGTGCGGGCCACTGACTACCTGAAAGGAGTCG cctccctgtTTGTGGTCAGTCTGGGCGGGGCAGCTGTGGGCTTAGTctttgccttcctcctggccctgACCACACGCTTCACCAAGCGGGTCCGCATCATCGAGCCGCTGCTGGTCTTCCTCCTCGCCTACGCAGCCTACCTCACTGCTGAAATGGCCTCGCTCTCCGCCATTCTTGC GGTAACTATGTGTGGTCTAGGCTGTAAGAAGTATGTGGAGGCCAACATCTCCCATAAGTCACGCACAGCTGTCAAATACACAATGAAGACTCTAGCCAGCTGTGCTGAGACCATCATATTCATGCTGCTTGGGATCTCAGCTGTGGACTCTTCTAAATGGGCCTGGGACTCTGGGCTGGTGCTGGGCACCCTCTTCTTCATCCTGTTCTTCCGAGCCCTCG GCGTAGTCTTGCAGACGTGGGTGCTGAATCAGTTCCGGCTGGTCCCTCTGGACAAGATTGACCAGGTGGTGATGTCCTATGGGGGCCTCCGGGGGGCTGTGGCCTTCGCTCTCGTCATCCTCCTGGACAGGACCAAGGTCCCTGCCAAGGACTACTTTGTGGCCACCACTATTGTGGTGGTCTTCTTCACAGTCATTGTGCAG GGCTTGACCATCAAGCCACTGGTTAAGTGGCTGAAGGTGAAGAGGAGTGAGCATCATAAACCCACCCTGAACCAGGAGCTGCATGAGCAC ACTTTTGACCACATTCTGGCTGCAGTGGAGGACGTTGTGGGGCACCATGGCTATCACTACTGGAGGGACAG GTGGGAACAATTTGATAAGAAGTACCTGAGTCAGCTGCTGATGCGGCGGTCAGCCTACCGCATCCGGGACCAGATCTGGGATGTGTACTATAGACTCAACATCCGGGATGCCATCAGCTTCGTGGACCAG GGAGGCCATGTGTTGTCCTCCACAGGGCTCACTCTGCCCTCTATGCCCAACCGCAATTCTGTGGCAGAGACTTCTGTCACCAACCTGCT gAGGGAGAGTGGCAGTGGAGCGTGTCTGGACCTGCAGGTGATTGACACAGTACGCAGTGGCCGGGACCGTGAGGATGCCGTGATGCACCATCTGCTCTGTGGAGGCCTCTACAAGCCACGCCGCAGG TATAAAGCCAGCTGCAGCCACCACTTCATCTCCGAGGATGCGCAGGAGCGGCAGGACAAGGAGGTCTTCCAGCAGAACATGAAGCGGCGGCTGGAGTCCTTCAAGTCCACCAAGCACAACATCTGCTTCACCAAGAGCAAGCCACATCCCCGCAAGACTGGCCGCAAGAAG AAGGAGGCTGAGGCAACAAATGGGAAGCCTCCTCGAAGCCTGGGCTTTCAGGACACAG CTGCTGTAATCCTAACCGTGGagtctgaggaggaggaagacagcGACAGTTCGGAGACAGAGAAGGAGGACGATGAGGGGATCATCTTTGTGGCTCGGGCCACCAGTGAGGTTCTCCAGGAGGGCAAGGTCTCAG GGAGCCTCGAGGTGTGCCCGAGCCCACGTATCATCCCCCCCTCCCCAACCTGTGCAGAGAAGGAACTACCCTGGAAGAGCGGACAGGGGGACCTGGCAGTCTACGTGTCCTCAGAAACCACCAAGATTGTGCCCGTGGACATGCAGACGGGCTGGAACCAGAGCATCTCATCCCTAGAGAGCCTGGCATCCCCACCCTGTATGCAGGCGCCAACTATGACCCACCTGCCTCCTCACCCACTGGCTGCTGAAGAGCCCCAGGCCCCTCTTGACTTGCCTTCTGACCCACGCCCTAGCTTCGCTTTTCCCCCAAGCCTGGCCAAGGCTGGCCGCTCACGCAGTGAGAGCAGTGCTGACATCCCCCAGCAGCCAGAGCTGCAGCCTCTCATGGAACATGAGGACCACACCCATCTTAGTCCAGGCACAGCCAATTCCTACTGGTGCATCCAGTTCAATAGAGGTGGCCGGCTATAG
- the SLC9A5 gene encoding sodium/hydrogen exchanger 5 isoform X6, whose product MITISYRILIIAPRVQAALLDFLLFGSLISAVDPVAVLAVFEEVHVNETLFIIVFGESLLNDAVTVVLYKVCNSFVEMGSAKVRATDYLKGVASLFVVSLGGAAVGLVFAFLLALTTRFTKRVRIIEPLLVFLLAYAAYLTAEMASLSAILAVTMCGLGCKKYVEANISHKSRTAVKYTMKTLASCAETIIFMLLGISAVDSSKWAWDSGLVLGTLFFILFFRALGVVLQTWVLNQFRLVPLDKIDQVVMSYGGLRGAVAFALVILLDRTKVPAKDYFVATTIVVVFFTVIVQGLTIKPLVKWLKVKRSEHHKPTLNQELHEHTFDHILAAVEDVVGHHGYHYWRDRWEQFDKKYLSQLLMRRSAYRIRDQIWDVYYRLNIRDAISFVDQGGHVLSSTGLTLPSMPNRNSVAETSVTNLLRESGSGACLDLQVIDTVRSGRDREDAVMHHLLCGGLYKPRRRYKASCSHHFISEDAQERQDKEVFQQNMKRRLESFKSTKHNICFTKSKPHPRKTGRKKKEAEATNGKPPRSLGFQDTAAVILTVESEEEEDSDSSETEKEDDEGIIFVARATSEVLQEGKVSGSLEVCPSPRIIPPSPTCAEKELPWKSGQGDLAVYVSSETTKIVPVDMQTGWNQSISSLESLASPPCMQAPTMTHLPPHPLAAEEPQAPLDLPSDPRPSFAFPPSLAKAGRSRSESSADIPQQPELQPLMEHEDHTHLSPGTANSYWCIQFNRGGRL is encoded by the exons ATGATAACAATATCCTACAGAATCCTAATAATAG CCCCTAGAGTGCAGGCTGCCTTGCTGGACTTCCTGCTGTTTGGGAGCCTCATCTCAGCAGTGGACCCCGTGGCTGTGCTGGCCGTCTTTGAGGAGGTGCACGTCAACGAGACTCTCTTCATCATTGTCTTTGGCGAGTCCCTGCTCAATGATGCGGTCACTGTG GTGCTGTACAAGGTCTGCAATTCCTTTGTGGAGATGGGCTCTGCCAAGGTGCGGGCCACTGACTACCTGAAAGGAGTCG cctccctgtTTGTGGTCAGTCTGGGCGGGGCAGCTGTGGGCTTAGTctttgccttcctcctggccctgACCACACGCTTCACCAAGCGGGTCCGCATCATCGAGCCGCTGCTGGTCTTCCTCCTCGCCTACGCAGCCTACCTCACTGCTGAAATGGCCTCGCTCTCCGCCATTCTTGC GGTAACTATGTGTGGTCTAGGCTGTAAGAAGTATGTGGAGGCCAACATCTCCCATAAGTCACGCACAGCTGTCAAATACACAATGAAGACTCTAGCCAGCTGTGCTGAGACCATCATATTCATGCTGCTTGGGATCTCAGCTGTGGACTCTTCTAAATGGGCCTGGGACTCTGGGCTGGTGCTGGGCACCCTCTTCTTCATCCTGTTCTTCCGAGCCCTCG GCGTAGTCTTGCAGACGTGGGTGCTGAATCAGTTCCGGCTGGTCCCTCTGGACAAGATTGACCAGGTGGTGATGTCCTATGGGGGCCTCCGGGGGGCTGTGGCCTTCGCTCTCGTCATCCTCCTGGACAGGACCAAGGTCCCTGCCAAGGACTACTTTGTGGCCACCACTATTGTGGTGGTCTTCTTCACAGTCATTGTGCAG GGCTTGACCATCAAGCCACTGGTTAAGTGGCTGAAGGTGAAGAGGAGTGAGCATCATAAACCCACCCTGAACCAGGAGCTGCATGAGCAC ACTTTTGACCACATTCTGGCTGCAGTGGAGGACGTTGTGGGGCACCATGGCTATCACTACTGGAGGGACAG GTGGGAACAATTTGATAAGAAGTACCTGAGTCAGCTGCTGATGCGGCGGTCAGCCTACCGCATCCGGGACCAGATCTGGGATGTGTACTATAGACTCAACATCCGGGATGCCATCAGCTTCGTGGACCAG GGAGGCCATGTGTTGTCCTCCACAGGGCTCACTCTGCCCTCTATGCCCAACCGCAATTCTGTGGCAGAGACTTCTGTCACCAACCTGCT gAGGGAGAGTGGCAGTGGAGCGTGTCTGGACCTGCAGGTGATTGACACAGTACGCAGTGGCCGGGACCGTGAGGATGCCGTGATGCACCATCTGCTCTGTGGAGGCCTCTACAAGCCACGCCGCAGG TATAAAGCCAGCTGCAGCCACCACTTCATCTCCGAGGATGCGCAGGAGCGGCAGGACAAGGAGGTCTTCCAGCAGAACATGAAGCGGCGGCTGGAGTCCTTCAAGTCCACCAAGCACAACATCTGCTTCACCAAGAGCAAGCCACATCCCCGCAAGACTGGCCGCAAGAAG AAGGAGGCTGAGGCAACAAATGGGAAGCCTCCTCGAAGCCTGGGCTTTCAGGACACAG CTGCTGTAATCCTAACCGTGGagtctgaggaggaggaagacagcGACAGTTCGGAGACAGAGAAGGAGGACGATGAGGGGATCATCTTTGTGGCTCGGGCCACCAGTGAGGTTCTCCAGGAGGGCAAGGTCTCAG GGAGCCTCGAGGTGTGCCCGAGCCCACGTATCATCCCCCCCTCCCCAACCTGTGCAGAGAAGGAACTACCCTGGAAGAGCGGACAGGGGGACCTGGCAGTCTACGTGTCCTCAGAAACCACCAAGATTGTGCCCGTGGACATGCAGACGGGCTGGAACCAGAGCATCTCATCCCTAGAGAGCCTGGCATCCCCACCCTGTATGCAGGCGCCAACTATGACCCACCTGCCTCCTCACCCACTGGCTGCTGAAGAGCCCCAGGCCCCTCTTGACTTGCCTTCTGACCCACGCCCTAGCTTCGCTTTTCCCCCAAGCCTGGCCAAGGCTGGCCGCTCACGCAGTGAGAGCAGTGCTGACATCCCCCAGCAGCCAGAGCTGCAGCCTCTCATGGAACATGAGGACCACACCCATCTTAGTCCAGGCACAGCCAATTCCTACTGGTGCATCCAGTTCAATAGAGGTGGCCGGCTATAG
- the SLC9A5 gene encoding sodium/hydrogen exchanger 5 isoform X5 — MLIIQTLSRYKRRFAVSTWRLQPGFPNGLVKSLGQERKGVHQTTMITISYRILIIAPRVQAALLDFLLFGSLISAVDPVAVLAVFEEVHVNETLFIIVFGESLLNDAVTVVLYKVCNSFVEMGSAKVRATDYLKGVASLFVVSLGGAAVGLVFAFLLALTTRFTKRVRIIEPLLVFLLAYAAYLTAEMASLSAILAVTMCGLGCKKYVEANISHKSRTAVKYTMKTLASCAETIIFMLLGISAVDSSKWAWDSGLVLGTLFFILFFRALGVVLQTWVLNQFRLVPLDKIDQVVMSYGGLRGAVAFALVILLDRTKVPAKDYFVATTIVVVFFTVIVQGLTIKPLVKWLKVKRSEHHKPTLNQELHEHTFDHILAAVEDVVGHHGYHYWRDRWEQFDKKYLSQLLMRRSAYRIRDQIWDVYYRLNIRDAISFVDQGGHVLSSTGLTLPSMPNRNSVAETSVTNLLRESGSGACLDLQVIDTVRSGRDREDAVMHHLLCGGLYKPRRRYKASCSHHFISEDAQERQDKEVFQQNMKRRLESFKSTKHNICFTKSKPHPRKTGRKKKEAEATNGKPPRSLGFQDTAAVILTVESEEEEDSDSSETEKEDDEGIIFVARATSEVLQEGKVSGSLEVCPSPRIIPPSPTCAEKELPWKSGQGDLAVYVSSETTKIVPVDMQTGWNQSISSLESLASPPCMQAPTMTHLPPHPLAAEEPQAPLDLPSDPRPSFAFPPSLAKAGRSRSESSADIPQQPELQPLMEHEDHTHLSPGTANSYWCIQFNRGGRL, encoded by the exons ATGTTAATCATTCAAACTCTTTCAAGGTACAAGAGGAGGTTTGCAGTTTCCACCTGGAGACTCCAACCTGGTTTTCCTAATGGGTTGGTGAAATCATTggggcaggaaaggaaaggagtaCATCAGACCACAATGATAACAATATCCTACAGAATCCTAATAATAG CCCCTAGAGTGCAGGCTGCCTTGCTGGACTTCCTGCTGTTTGGGAGCCTCATCTCAGCAGTGGACCCCGTGGCTGTGCTGGCCGTCTTTGAGGAGGTGCACGTCAACGAGACTCTCTTCATCATTGTCTTTGGCGAGTCCCTGCTCAATGATGCGGTCACTGTG GTGCTGTACAAGGTCTGCAATTCCTTTGTGGAGATGGGCTCTGCCAAGGTGCGGGCCACTGACTACCTGAAAGGAGTCG cctccctgtTTGTGGTCAGTCTGGGCGGGGCAGCTGTGGGCTTAGTctttgccttcctcctggccctgACCACACGCTTCACCAAGCGGGTCCGCATCATCGAGCCGCTGCTGGTCTTCCTCCTCGCCTACGCAGCCTACCTCACTGCTGAAATGGCCTCGCTCTCCGCCATTCTTGC GGTAACTATGTGTGGTCTAGGCTGTAAGAAGTATGTGGAGGCCAACATCTCCCATAAGTCACGCACAGCTGTCAAATACACAATGAAGACTCTAGCCAGCTGTGCTGAGACCATCATATTCATGCTGCTTGGGATCTCAGCTGTGGACTCTTCTAAATGGGCCTGGGACTCTGGGCTGGTGCTGGGCACCCTCTTCTTCATCCTGTTCTTCCGAGCCCTCG GCGTAGTCTTGCAGACGTGGGTGCTGAATCAGTTCCGGCTGGTCCCTCTGGACAAGATTGACCAGGTGGTGATGTCCTATGGGGGCCTCCGGGGGGCTGTGGCCTTCGCTCTCGTCATCCTCCTGGACAGGACCAAGGTCCCTGCCAAGGACTACTTTGTGGCCACCACTATTGTGGTGGTCTTCTTCACAGTCATTGTGCAG GGCTTGACCATCAAGCCACTGGTTAAGTGGCTGAAGGTGAAGAGGAGTGAGCATCATAAACCCACCCTGAACCAGGAGCTGCATGAGCAC ACTTTTGACCACATTCTGGCTGCAGTGGAGGACGTTGTGGGGCACCATGGCTATCACTACTGGAGGGACAG GTGGGAACAATTTGATAAGAAGTACCTGAGTCAGCTGCTGATGCGGCGGTCAGCCTACCGCATCCGGGACCAGATCTGGGATGTGTACTATAGACTCAACATCCGGGATGCCATCAGCTTCGTGGACCAG GGAGGCCATGTGTTGTCCTCCACAGGGCTCACTCTGCCCTCTATGCCCAACCGCAATTCTGTGGCAGAGACTTCTGTCACCAACCTGCT gAGGGAGAGTGGCAGTGGAGCGTGTCTGGACCTGCAGGTGATTGACACAGTACGCAGTGGCCGGGACCGTGAGGATGCCGTGATGCACCATCTGCTCTGTGGAGGCCTCTACAAGCCACGCCGCAGG TATAAAGCCAGCTGCAGCCACCACTTCATCTCCGAGGATGCGCAGGAGCGGCAGGACAAGGAGGTCTTCCAGCAGAACATGAAGCGGCGGCTGGAGTCCTTCAAGTCCACCAAGCACAACATCTGCTTCACCAAGAGCAAGCCACATCCCCGCAAGACTGGCCGCAAGAAG AAGGAGGCTGAGGCAACAAATGGGAAGCCTCCTCGAAGCCTGGGCTTTCAGGACACAG CTGCTGTAATCCTAACCGTGGagtctgaggaggaggaagacagcGACAGTTCGGAGACAGAGAAGGAGGACGATGAGGGGATCATCTTTGTGGCTCGGGCCACCAGTGAGGTTCTCCAGGAGGGCAAGGTCTCAG GGAGCCTCGAGGTGTGCCCGAGCCCACGTATCATCCCCCCCTCCCCAACCTGTGCAGAGAAGGAACTACCCTGGAAGAGCGGACAGGGGGACCTGGCAGTCTACGTGTCCTCAGAAACCACCAAGATTGTGCCCGTGGACATGCAGACGGGCTGGAACCAGAGCATCTCATCCCTAGAGAGCCTGGCATCCCCACCCTGTATGCAGGCGCCAACTATGACCCACCTGCCTCCTCACCCACTGGCTGCTGAAGAGCCCCAGGCCCCTCTTGACTTGCCTTCTGACCCACGCCCTAGCTTCGCTTTTCCCCCAAGCCTGGCCAAGGCTGGCCGCTCACGCAGTGAGAGCAGTGCTGACATCCCCCAGCAGCCAGAGCTGCAGCCTCTCATGGAACATGAGGACCACACCCATCTTAGTCCAGGCACAGCCAATTCCTACTGGTGCATCCAGTTCAATAGAGGTGGCCGGCTATAG
- the SLC9A5 gene encoding sodium/hydrogen exchanger 5 isoform X8, translating to MASLSAILAVTMCGLGCKKYVEANISHKSRTAVKYTMKTLASCAETIIFMLLGISAVDSSKWAWDSGLVLGTLFFILFFRALGVVLQTWVLNQFRLVPLDKIDQVVMSYGGLRGAVAFALVILLDRTKVPAKDYFVATTIVVVFFTVIVQGLTIKPLVKWLKVKRSEHHKPTLNQELHEHTFDHILAAVEDVVGHHGYHYWRDRWEQFDKKYLSQLLMRRSAYRIRDQIWDVYYRLNIRDAISFVDQGGHVLSSTGLTLPSMPNRNSVAETSVTNLLRESGSGACLDLQVIDTVRSGRDREDAVMHHLLCGGLYKPRRRYKASCSHHFISEDAQERQDKEVFQQNMKRRLESFKSTKHNICFTKSKPHPRKTGRKKKEAEATNGKPPRSLGFQDTAAVILTVESEEEEDSDSSETEKEDDEGIIFVARATSEVLQEGKVSGSLEVCPSPRIIPPSPTCAEKELPWKSGQGDLAVYVSSETTKIVPVDMQTGWNQSISSLESLASPPCMQAPTMTHLPPHPLAAEEPQAPLDLPSDPRPSFAFPPSLAKAGRSRSESSADIPQQPELQPLMEHEDHTHLSPGTANSYWCIQFNRGGRL from the exons ATGGCCTCGCTCTCCGCCATTCTTGC GGTAACTATGTGTGGTCTAGGCTGTAAGAAGTATGTGGAGGCCAACATCTCCCATAAGTCACGCACAGCTGTCAAATACACAATGAAGACTCTAGCCAGCTGTGCTGAGACCATCATATTCATGCTGCTTGGGATCTCAGCTGTGGACTCTTCTAAATGGGCCTGGGACTCTGGGCTGGTGCTGGGCACCCTCTTCTTCATCCTGTTCTTCCGAGCCCTCG GCGTAGTCTTGCAGACGTGGGTGCTGAATCAGTTCCGGCTGGTCCCTCTGGACAAGATTGACCAGGTGGTGATGTCCTATGGGGGCCTCCGGGGGGCTGTGGCCTTCGCTCTCGTCATCCTCCTGGACAGGACCAAGGTCCCTGCCAAGGACTACTTTGTGGCCACCACTATTGTGGTGGTCTTCTTCACAGTCATTGTGCAG GGCTTGACCATCAAGCCACTGGTTAAGTGGCTGAAGGTGAAGAGGAGTGAGCATCATAAACCCACCCTGAACCAGGAGCTGCATGAGCAC ACTTTTGACCACATTCTGGCTGCAGTGGAGGACGTTGTGGGGCACCATGGCTATCACTACTGGAGGGACAG GTGGGAACAATTTGATAAGAAGTACCTGAGTCAGCTGCTGATGCGGCGGTCAGCCTACCGCATCCGGGACCAGATCTGGGATGTGTACTATAGACTCAACATCCGGGATGCCATCAGCTTCGTGGACCAG GGAGGCCATGTGTTGTCCTCCACAGGGCTCACTCTGCCCTCTATGCCCAACCGCAATTCTGTGGCAGAGACTTCTGTCACCAACCTGCT gAGGGAGAGTGGCAGTGGAGCGTGTCTGGACCTGCAGGTGATTGACACAGTACGCAGTGGCCGGGACCGTGAGGATGCCGTGATGCACCATCTGCTCTGTGGAGGCCTCTACAAGCCACGCCGCAGG TATAAAGCCAGCTGCAGCCACCACTTCATCTCCGAGGATGCGCAGGAGCGGCAGGACAAGGAGGTCTTCCAGCAGAACATGAAGCGGCGGCTGGAGTCCTTCAAGTCCACCAAGCACAACATCTGCTTCACCAAGAGCAAGCCACATCCCCGCAAGACTGGCCGCAAGAAG AAGGAGGCTGAGGCAACAAATGGGAAGCCTCCTCGAAGCCTGGGCTTTCAGGACACAG CTGCTGTAATCCTAACCGTGGagtctgaggaggaggaagacagcGACAGTTCGGAGACAGAGAAGGAGGACGATGAGGGGATCATCTTTGTGGCTCGGGCCACCAGTGAGGTTCTCCAGGAGGGCAAGGTCTCAG GGAGCCTCGAGGTGTGCCCGAGCCCACGTATCATCCCCCCCTCCCCAACCTGTGCAGAGAAGGAACTACCCTGGAAGAGCGGACAGGGGGACCTGGCAGTCTACGTGTCCTCAGAAACCACCAAGATTGTGCCCGTGGACATGCAGACGGGCTGGAACCAGAGCATCTCATCCCTAGAGAGCCTGGCATCCCCACCCTGTATGCAGGCGCCAACTATGACCCACCTGCCTCCTCACCCACTGGCTGCTGAAGAGCCCCAGGCCCCTCTTGACTTGCCTTCTGACCCACGCCCTAGCTTCGCTTTTCCCCCAAGCCTGGCCAAGGCTGGCCGCTCACGCAGTGAGAGCAGTGCTGACATCCCCCAGCAGCCAGAGCTGCAGCCTCTCATGGAACATGAGGACCACACCCATCTTAGTCCAGGCACAGCCAATTCCTACTGGTGCATCCAGTTCAATAGAGGTGGCCGGCTATAG